One region of Trichosurus vulpecula isolate mTriVul1 chromosome 1, mTriVul1.pri, whole genome shotgun sequence genomic DNA includes:
- the LOC118858073 gene encoding small ubiquitin-related modifier 2-like: protein FLLLLLLLLLLLPLLLLPPFPWSAPSWCLFCEAAAEETSGLAMADEKPKEGVKTENNDHINLKVAGQDGSVVQFKIKRHTPLSKLMKAYCERQGLSMRHTRFRFDGQLINETDTPAQLEMEDEDTIDVFQQQTGGAY from the coding sequence ttcctcctcctcctcctcctcttgctcctgctgctgccgctgctgcttctccccccattcccttggAGCGCACCATCCTGGTGCCTCTTTTGTGAAGCGGCGGCTGAGGAGACCTCGGGACTCGCCATGGCCGACGAAAAGCCGAAGGAAGGagtcaagactgaaaacaacgACCACATTAATTTGAAGGTGGCAGGGCAAGATGGTTCAGTGGTGCAATTTAAGATTAAGAGGCACACACCACTTAGTAAACTAATGAAAGCCTATTGTGAACGACAGGGTTTGTCAATGAGGCACACCAGATTCCGATTTGATGGGCAACTAATCAATGAAACAGACACACCTGCACAGTTGGAAATGGAGGATGAAGATACAATTGATGTattccagcagcagacaggaggCGCTTACTAA